One genomic region from Leptospira tipperaryensis encodes:
- a CDS encoding LIC10920 family plasminogen-binding lipoprotein — protein sequence MKRSYTILFISILSSVFFLDCQHKDQNNVDLKVLATNGDIIFINGEVDSDKISSCGVAVPGTTSTGTTGTTSGSTTTTSGSTSTRYTITSQLIMKTTGESLVLRFQFDSSQYQGSVDPQQGFSYSGGAFARTVTGNVGKVEWGASGIPVYPGTSGAAQQQTLQYMDIEISLTGKLLASSTTTGILNQCYTSDNVNCTSITTTQQCFTQDNQTCVSTASASGTAVTITGNISCSAPNVIPSGSTTTQ from the coding sequence ATGAAACGTTCTTATACCATTCTTTTTATATCCATTCTTAGTTCCGTGTTCTTTCTCGATTGTCAGCACAAGGATCAGAACAACGTGGATCTGAAGGTTTTAGCGACGAACGGGGATATCATTTTTATCAATGGAGAAGTCGACTCCGATAAGATTTCCTCCTGCGGCGTCGCCGTTCCCGGAACAACTTCTACCGGAACCACAGGAACTACTTCGGGAAGTACGACCACTACTTCCGGTTCGACAAGCACACGTTATACGATCACGAGTCAGTTGATCATGAAGACTACGGGAGAATCTTTGGTTCTTCGGTTTCAATTCGATTCTTCCCAGTATCAAGGATCCGTGGATCCGCAACAGGGTTTTAGTTATTCAGGCGGCGCTTTTGCAAGAACCGTTACCGGTAACGTAGGTAAGGTAGAATGGGGAGCTTCCGGAATCCCGGTATATCCGGGCACCAGTGGCGCGGCTCAACAACAGACACTTCAATACATGGATATCGAAATTTCTCTTACTGGAAAATTGCTCGCAAGCTCTACAACCACGGGTATTCTCAATCAGTGTTATACGTCCGATAACGTAAACTGTACTTCGATTACAACCACACAACAATGTTTTACCCAGGACAATCAGACCTGCGTTTCGACTGCGTCTGCATCGGGAACCGCGGTGACGATTACTGGAAACATTTCTTGCAGCGCTCCGAACGTGATTCCAAGCGGAAGCACCACCACTCAATAA
- a CDS encoding polyprenyl synthetase family protein, with product MKVSVLKDSLVRKFDKKLEAIIREDLKILAEIKTYTIRSGGKRIRPILHYCLCQLLGYSGKYWLDVGAIAELIHSASLLHDDVVDEAETRRGLQSVGSKFGNKTAILAGDYLLACGIDHLNSLGYPELMDLFTQVIKDLSVSELIQMEWEKNPKITLEIYNRVVYGKTASLFGAVTSAAGILSEKQDKEKKKLRQFGIDLGSFFQKKDDAIDYFSPASKSGKVPLKDFYNGLYTYPILLLLDKADKNDKKLIHSLFAKSERSQGDGVVILSLLSRYQIREQMDAEFQNIANNLMKFLNGFPDSGIRNLLKDQILKLLEE from the coding sequence GTGAAAGTATCGGTACTGAAAGATTCTTTAGTTCGGAAGTTTGATAAAAAACTGGAAGCGATCATTCGCGAGGACCTCAAAATTCTCGCCGAGATCAAAACCTATACTATCCGATCCGGTGGAAAGCGGATTCGTCCGATCTTGCATTACTGCCTTTGTCAACTCCTCGGTTATTCCGGCAAATACTGGCTGGATGTAGGAGCCATCGCCGAACTCATCCATTCCGCGAGTTTGCTTCACGACGACGTCGTGGACGAAGCTGAAACCAGACGCGGTCTTCAGAGCGTGGGTTCTAAATTCGGAAATAAAACCGCGATTCTCGCCGGGGACTACCTCTTGGCCTGTGGAATCGACCATCTCAACAGCCTGGGTTATCCGGAACTGATGGATCTTTTTACCCAGGTCATCAAAGACCTTTCCGTTTCGGAACTCATTCAGATGGAATGGGAAAAGAATCCAAAAATAACATTAGAAATCTATAATAGAGTGGTTTACGGAAAAACCGCGTCCCTTTTCGGAGCCGTCACTTCGGCCGCCGGAATTCTTTCCGAAAAACAGGACAAAGAAAAGAAAAAGTTGAGACAATTCGGAATCGATCTTGGTTCCTTTTTTCAGAAGAAGGACGACGCGATCGATTACTTTTCTCCCGCGAGCAAGAGTGGAAAGGTTCCTCTGAAAGATTTTTACAACGGTCTTTATACGTATCCGATTCTTCTTCTCTTGGACAAGGCGGATAAGAACGATAAGAAGCTGATTCATTCTCTCTTTGCAAAATCCGAACGTTCTCAAGGAGACGGTGTTGTGATTCTCAGTTTGCTTTCCCGTTATCAAATTCGGGAACAGATGGACGCGGAGTTTCAAAACATAGCGAATAACTTGATGAAATTCTTAAATGGATTTCCGGATTCCGGAATTCGTAATCTTTTAAAAGACCAAATTCTCAAACTCTTAGAAGAATAG
- a CDS encoding SRPBCC family protein produces MTPKIYPQIDPNLDLVFERIVDVPRELVWAAWTKPEHVVKWFTPAPWKTIDCEIDLRPGGIFRTTMQSPEGVDFPNLGCYLEVIENEKLSWTDALQPGFRPSPDPTNPFGFFTGILTLEIHGKGTKYVATAIHGNEINRKKHEEMGFHEGWGKALDQLVEHAKTMKL; encoded by the coding sequence ATGACGCCAAAAATTTATCCACAGATCGATCCGAACCTGGATTTGGTTTTCGAAAGAATCGTAGACGTTCCTCGTGAATTAGTCTGGGCAGCGTGGACAAAACCGGAACACGTCGTAAAATGGTTCACACCGGCGCCTTGGAAAACTATCGATTGCGAAATTGATCTGCGTCCGGGGGGAATCTTTCGGACAACCATGCAATCACCCGAAGGAGTGGACTTTCCGAATTTGGGTTGTTATCTGGAAGTGATCGAAAACGAAAAACTTTCTTGGACCGACGCGCTTCAGCCGGGCTTTCGCCCTTCACCGGATCCGACGAATCCGTTCGGATTTTTTACCGGGATCCTAACTTTGGAGATTCACGGAAAGGGAACAAAATACGTAGCGACGGCAATTCACGGAAACGAAATCAATCGTAAAAAACACGAAGAGATGGGTTTTCACGAAGGTTGGGGCAAAGCTCTCGATCAACTCGTGGAGCATGCAAAAACAATGAAACTCTAA
- a CDS encoding transglutaminase-like domain-containing protein, with amino-acid sequence MPSSDSYFDSLSFPPEKLEEKFYQLEFAGAEDKIQVMREIAEMVPWQYRISDFVDEFKDPTLRVFARSISSIVHLERINSRYVLLAGKGHINDYSDLEEAVFLLSSVGDPDASYHEFKIYLDQLALRVEELCDLNPEYVSEELKVHFLTRVLSSEENFQGNNDQYDDPNNSFVTRIVRTRKGIPISLSAIYLLVGQRLSLPLYGVNMPLHFLLHFDSTDYETFIDPFHGGVLLDKSTCIRFLEANSFTPSERYFTRASTLSIIKRMYRNLIHIYRKEQYRDMEDILARQLLILENKLKA; translated from the coding sequence ATGCCCTCATCCGATTCTTACTTTGATTCTCTTTCCTTTCCTCCTGAGAAGTTAGAAGAAAAATTCTATCAGTTGGAATTTGCCGGAGCGGAAGATAAGATTCAGGTTATGCGCGAGATTGCCGAAATGGTTCCTTGGCAATATAGAATCAGCGACTTCGTAGACGAGTTCAAAGATCCCACGTTGAGAGTTTTTGCTCGTTCTATTTCTTCGATCGTTCATCTGGAACGTATCAATTCACGTTATGTGCTTCTTGCAGGCAAGGGACATATAAACGACTACTCGGATTTGGAAGAAGCGGTCTTTCTTCTTTCGAGCGTTGGTGATCCCGACGCATCGTATCACGAATTTAAAATTTATCTCGATCAGTTGGCGCTCCGAGTGGAAGAACTCTGCGACCTCAATCCGGAATACGTTTCCGAAGAACTCAAGGTTCATTTCTTGACAAGGGTTCTTTCTTCCGAGGAAAACTTTCAGGGGAATAACGATCAATACGACGATCCGAATAATTCTTTCGTAACTCGAATCGTGCGCACTCGAAAGGGAATTCCGATCTCCTTGTCGGCCATTTATCTCCTCGTGGGTCAAAGGCTTTCTCTTCCTCTTTACGGTGTGAATATGCCCTTACATTTTCTTTTGCACTTTGATTCTACCGATTACGAAACCTTTATCGATCCCTTTCACGGCGGGGTTCTTCTGGATAAATCCACTTGTATCCGTTTTTTGGAAGCGAACAGTTTTACTCCGAGCGAAAGATATTTCACTCGCGCGAGTACTCTTTCCATTATCAAAAGAATGTATCGAAATCTGATTCATATCTACCGTAAGGAACAGTATCGGGATATGGAAGATATTCTCGCTCGTCAGCTCCTGATTCTTGAAAACAAACTGAAAGCCTAA